The Apis mellifera strain DH4 linkage group LG8, Amel_HAv3.1, whole genome shotgun sequence genome contains a region encoding:
- the LOC410018 gene encoding protein I'm not dead yet isoform X5, producing MEIRNSDTNFTKTRNYLLQSLSQWGPELIAQEYEAKQTAKVLLFVIDNQTRNSAGIIEAAQLAATRRESLILVIYPYRQGQTILGETVSIQEYCDLMNGLLVLQYLMEKQRIPIFESVSVALNCTSKVLREEINVQDLHSEDGIRPIKISFNQNGIDLVILREIFKSMDMSDSGSINLEEAWIALQSSVKCNVSSMSELLSIVNKSETYRSSIDDGFLTKRDPTELRINFEQFCALATESSWRMKSNGVSCESEIPSVWSILCRKATKFLRRAIVQPFNRFLDWTNFFVPESEKRDLYIGVIGKDQFWLETTAIPSIESIGLSLYRSSLNEYNVRVLPQELQRMKNSRLILLIVPQHSRGITIMALAAHLIGLRAKLVLCIQMLPEDCVVSGEKLTEQGIKDYNRGRMYLSDYASREGTWLLARQKTMATQSVDPYPITTDSTNRRKTDNCGKLLIQFLLIYWKSFVIILWPLILLPIFIIETTEVKAMRCLYVIGLMAMFWMTEVLPLPITGLIPIFLYPLMGIMSTGDTCMCYMNDTTMMFIGSMVIAIVIENSGLHIRIALLIIKLIGCSHRRLTLGLFCVTMFLSMWISNTAATTMMLPIVEIVLLELEAQGLGDMFIREENNCEENVESSKKPTHITMTYYLVTAYASSLGGVGTLVGTGTNLTLKGFFEKRFPNSSGISLTSWMLYSVPPMLLMGFLTWLWLQVMYMGMFRPGSKDAKATNIGKQGEKVAATVIEKRYKELGPITWHEFSVGLLFLVVVLLWFFRNPGFVRGWPTYITDLHVKDSTAAAGVTLLFFILPSKLDFLRSFDADPVNRPTKPSPGMITWKMINTKMHWSLILVLGGGFAISAGSTSSNLSSILGNALTVLKSINPFAILFIVCLFAETITELTSNVAIANIILPVLAEMCIALRIHPLYLMLPASLCCSFSFHLPVGTPPNTIAITAGHIKTRDFAIAGIGPSIITLLVTIFAFSTWGTYIFNLSEFPDWAT from the exons AGAATATTGTGACCTGATGAATGGTTTGCTAGTACTTCAGTATCTAATGGAGAAACAGAGGATACCAATATTCGAAAGTGTATCTGTTGCACTGAATTGTACATCtaag GTGCTACGTGAGGAAATTAATGTGCAAGATCTGCATTCCGAAGATGGCATTAGaccaattaaaatatcattcaatCAAAATGGAATAGATTTAGT tataCTCAGAGAGATTTTCAAGTCTATGGATATGAGTGACAGTGGAAGTATAAACTTAGAAGAA GCTTGGATAGCATTACAATCGAGCGTTAAGTGCAATGTATCATCAATGTCGGAACTTCTTAGTATCGTGAATAAATctg AAACTTATAGGTCATCGATAGATGATGGATTTTTGACCAAAAGGGATCCAACAGAATTGCGGATAAACTTTGAACAATTTTGTGCCTTAGCTACTGAATCATCGTGGAGGATGAAAAGCAACGGCGTCTCTTGTGAAAGTGAGATACCTTCAGTTTGGAGTATATTATGTAGGAAGGCAACGAAATTTCTTCGCAGAGCTATCGTGCAACCTTTTAATCGTTTCTTAG ATTGGACCAATTTCTTCGTGCCAGAATCCGAGAAGAGAGACTTGTACATTGGAGTAATCGGTAAAGATCAGTTTTGGTTAGAAACAACCGCCATACCCTCGATCGA ATCTATTGGATTATCTTTATATCGATCAAGCCTGAATGAGTACAACGTAAGAGTGTTGCCACAAGAATTgcagagaatgaaaaattcgcggttaatattattaattgtaccGCAACATTCACGTGGTATCACTATAATGGCATTGGCAGCTCACCTCATTGGATTACGCGCAAAATTAGTCCTATGCATTCAAATGCTTCCCGAAGACTGCGTAGTTTCTGGTGAAaag ctAACTGAACAAGGCATAAAAGACTACAATCGGGGAAGAATGTACCTGTCGGACTATGCGTCGCGCGAAG gtaCATGGCTTTTGGCTAGACAAAAAACAATGGCCACACAATCTGTTGATCCATATCCAATTACCACAGATTCTACAAACAGGag AAAGACCGACAATTGTGGTAAACTGTTGATACaatttctcttaatttatTGGAAATCGTTTGTAATCATACTATGGCCACTGATTCTATTGcccatttttatcattgaaactACCGAG GTAAAAGCGATGAGATGTTTATACGTGATTGGTTTGATGGCAATGTTCTGGATGACCGAAGTACTTCCTTTACCAATCACAGGTTTaattcctatttttctttaccCATTGATGGGCATAATGAGCACTGGTGATACTTGTATGTGTTATATGAATGATACTACAATGATGTTTATTGGTAGTATGGTGATTGCGatcgttattgaaaattcTGGCCTACATATACGTATCGCGCTATTGATCATTAAACTGATTGGTTGCAGTCATCGAAG ATTAACACTGGGCTTATTTTGCGTAACTATGTTTTTATCTATGTGGATTTCAAATACTGCTGCCACTACTATGATGTTACCTATTGTCGAAATTGTTCTCTTAGAACTTGAAGCA cAAGGTTTGGGTGATATGTTCAtacgagaagaaaataattgtgaaGAGAATGTAGAATC aTCAAAGAAACCGACACATATTACTATGACTTATTATCTTGTGACAGCATATGCTTCTAGTCTTGGAGGTGTGGGCACATTAGTCGGAACCGGCACCAACTTAACATTAAAAGGATTCTTTGAAAA ACGGTTCCCAAACAGTTCTGGCATTAGTCTAACATCGTGGATGCTTTATTCAGTGCCGCCAATGCTTCTAATGGGATTCCTCACGTGGCTTTGGCTTCAAGTTATGTACATGGGAATGTTTAGACCAGGAAGCAAAGATGCGAAAGCTACTAATATTGGCAAACAGGGAGAAAAAGTTGCAGCGACTGTAAtcgaaaaaagatacaaagaaCTCGGCCCGATTACGTGGCATGAATTCTCTGTTGGTCTCCTCTTCCTTGTAGTTGTACTACTATGGTTCTTCCGAAATCCTGGATTTGTTCGGGGTTGGCCAACTTACATTACCGATTT ACACGTTAAAGATTCAACGGCAGCCGCTGGTGttactcttcttttcttcatatTACCATCCAAACTGGATTTCCTTCGATCATTCGACGCGGATCCTGTTAATCGTCCAACCAAACCATCGCCTGGCATGATTACttggaaaatgattaataCAAAGATGCATTGGAGTTTGATTTTAGTTTTGGGTGGTGGATTTGCCATCTCAGCTGGAAGCACCTCTTCCAACCTTTCTTCTATTCTAGGAAATGCTTTAACTGTTTTGAAATCAATAAATCCATTtgcgatattatttatcgtctGCCTATTTGCAGAAACTATCACAGAATTGACATCTAATGTTgcaattgcaaatattattttacctgTTTTGGCAGAAATg TGTATTGCTTTACGAATACATCCACTATATTTGATGCTACCAGCCTCTTTATGttgttctttttcatttcaccTACCAGTAGGCACTCCACCAAATACAATTGCTATTACAGCAGGTCATATAAAAACCAGAGATTTCGCAATTGCTGGAATAGGACCTAGCATTATAACGCTTCTTGTAAcaatatttgcattttccACTTGGGGCACTTACATCTTTAATTTGTCTGAGTTTCCTGATTGGGCAACTTAA
- the LOC413664 gene encoding GPI transamidase component PIG-S isoform X1 yields the protein MLFIRYLPRDLSSAYLVGSPTTEKYRVYASISFAVLLLGIGVPLWWHTTAVPRVPLPYDGIEQLSNLEINIKTKLIILALSRDRAELLVHDIKEAFKNASICQVEIIYRVISNTFAFTHHQLEKIASNFDVDVGQLLLFETTNLNNAVLVGSERTIYFSTETTSSTLIQILSEWMLHENSLALTKNALTEPTLYSLDEKNRRRFPASSAYDILITVVNPDPEKLKIDWNLREMVEEYVEPFLDEVSILSNFSVKSQWLYLLPLDVTPKRVPDSSPLGRHFALSEDVLPQLITPLEKKLASQVSLRSTINFVIYVVPCDNAPLYIYTRSGHRSKINANVEAFLSPRWGGVILINPPVETCMTVKSDELVTIVPEQTIVVGTFLTQLKLLLGIPEPKFLNGVTIVPLPGLKLHNWEVDALLRVRTIEQLTSAKLTLQSLARLLQEIGNIVITDIVGNRIKTALSLVEKSAQQLTQGDLATGFLLSKEAFITAEAAFSDPTLFALLYFPADQKYAVYTPLFLPTMVPVLLSLKSIYRYYFVRK from the exons ATGCTCTTTATTCGTTACTTACCTCGTGATTTGTCCTCTGCCTACTTGGTTGGTTCTCCAACGACTG AAAAGTATAGAGTTTACGCGAGTATATCCTTTGCTGTACTGTTATTGGGCATCGGAGTTCCTCTTTGGTGGCATACTACTGCAGTTCCGCGTGTACCTCTTCCTTATGATGGAATTGAGCAACTTTCCAACTTAGAAATCAACATTAAAACAAAACTCATCATACTAGCTCTTTCTCGAGATCGTGCTGAATTGTTGGTTCACGATATAAAAGAAGCTTTCAAAAATGCCA GTATCTGTCAAGTAGAGATCATTTATCGTGTAATATCCAATACTTTCGCATTTACGCATCATCAACTGGAGAAGATAGCGTCCAATTTTGATGTTGACGTAGGGCAACTTTTACTCTTTGAAACAACTAACTTGAATAATGCAGTTCTCGTCGGTTCGGAAagaactatttatttttctaccgAAACCA CCTCTTCCACTTTGATACAGATATTATCGGAATGGATGTTGCACGAAAATTCGTTGGCTTTAACAAAGAATGCGCTCACCGAACCGACCCTTTATAGCTTAGATGAGAAGAATAGAAGAAGATTTCCTGCTAGTTCGGCATACGATATATTGATCACTGTAGTTAATCCTGATCCAGAGAAATTGAAGATTGATTGGAATCTTCGCGAGATGGTCGAAG aGTATGTCGAACCCTTTCTCGATGAGGTTTCAATCTTGAGTAATTTTTCGGTGAAATCGCAGTGGTTGTATTTGTTACCTTTGGACGTGACTCCGAAACGTGTACCTGATAGTAGTCCGTTAGGTAGACACTTTGCATTGTCGGAAGACGTTTTGCCACAACTAATCACGCCgttggaaaagaaattag ccTCGCAAGTTAGTCTTCGATCAACTATCAATTTCGTCATCTATGTTGTTCCTTGCGATAATGCTCCATTGTATATTTACACACGTTCTGGtcatcgatcaaaaattaacGCTAACGTTGAAGCATTTCTTTCTCCAAG GTGGGGTGgtgtaatattaatcaatccaCCCGTGGAAACTTGTATGACTGTGAAATCTGATGAATTAGTTACCATTGTTCCTGAACAGACTATAGTTGTTGGAACATTTCTTACGCAATTGAAACTTCTCTTAGGTATTCCCGAGCCG aaatttttgaatggtGTTACCATTGTTCCTTTACCAGGATTGAAACTACATAATTGGGAAGTTGATGCATTGCTACGTGTACGCACGATTGAGCAATTAACATCAGCAAAATTGACCTTGCAATCACTTGCTCGACTTCTTCAAGAAATTGGTAACATTGTGATCACAGATATTGtaggaaatagaataaaaacgGCCTTGAGTTTAGTGGAAAAATCAGCTCAACAATTAACACAGGGCGATCTAGCTACAGGTTTCTTATTGAGCAAAGAAGCATTCATTACCGCAGAAGCAGCATTTTCCGATCCAACACTTTTTGCTTTGTTGTATTTCCCTGCAGatcaaaa ATATGCTGTATATACACCTTTGTTTTTGCCAACTATGGTACCAGTCTTGCTTTccttaaaaagtatttatcgttattattttgttcgaaaataa